One genomic region from Antedon mediterranea chromosome 3, ecAntMedi1.1, whole genome shotgun sequence encodes:
- the LOC140043721 gene encoding uncharacterized protein, protein MTDWKNFCRHLGIADVELTQTERRFSAIEATMESLVQWRCKQGRDVNQREEVIKALRAVERMDIVQLLKQSGQDFSEDNFKQLISDFSQWFDDRGLLNRLQVLCIEIVDDIQELKRVTSALH, encoded by the exons ATGACAGATTGGAAGAATTTTTGTAGGCATCTTGGTATTGCTGATGTTGAGCTAACACAAACTGAGAGAAGGTTTTCAGCTATAGAAGCAACTATGGAATCACTGGTACAATGGCGGTGTAAGCAAGGAAGAGATGTGAACCAACGAGAGGAAGTAATAAAAGCCTTAAGAGCAGTTGAGAGAATGGATATTGTACAATTACTAAAGCAATCAGGACAAG ATTTCTCGGAAGATAATTTTAAACAGCTGATTTCAGACTTTTCACAATGGTTTGATGATCGTGGTCTCCTTAACAGACTACAAGTTCTATGCATAGAAATAGTAGATGACATTCAAGAGTTGAAAAGGGTTACCAGTGCGCTACATTGA